The nucleotide window GTAGATTATGCAAAACTGGGCGCCGGTTCTGAGGACGCGGTGTGCCTCAACGAGGGCTTTCTGTTGGTCGGCGAAATTATCAAACGAGGCGAATGAAACTGCCATATCGAACGTATCGGCCTTGAACGGCAGGTTGGTTGCGTCGGCGCCGACAACATTGACGTTGTCAAACGGGAAATTGCGGTGCGCCCGGCTCGCCATCTGAAGCGAGAAATCCACACCGGTGACCGTGCCGGAGGGCCCCACTCGCCTTCGAAGCATATCAAACAACACCCCGGTCCCGCAGCCCAGATCGAGAATATGCCACCCGTCGTCAATTTCAAGGCCGTCAACAAGATGCGATAACCGCTCCATGTCTTCGGCGGTGAACATCAGGTCCCATTCGGCAGCGAGGGAATCGTAGAAGTGTTGATGCTTGTCGTGCGACATTTCAATAATCTACAAACGCTGGGCAGGGTGGTCAAGGCCTTTTAGGCCGGCCGAACATGCGCGCCTCCGCTCAGCGATGCCGCTCGACCGCTTCATAGAAGC belongs to Candidatus Zixiibacteriota bacterium and includes:
- a CDS encoding methyltransferase domain-containing protein, which gives rise to MSHDKHQHFYDSLAAEWDLMFTAEDMERLSHLVDGLEIDDGWHILDLGCGTGVLFDMLRRRVGPSGTVTGVDFSLQMASRAHRNFPFDNVNVVGADATNLPFKADTFDMAVSFASFDNFADQQKALVEAHRVLRTGAQFCIIYLVSSKELSEEHRQTGGLLAADKLPPREKMLELFDRSNFRTVRIEDHPGLYLACAVNVK